In the genome of Xylanibacillus composti, the window CCCCCTCCTACTCGATCGCTGTGGAGGTGGAGACGTGTACGCGATCAGGAACAAGAAAACCGGCAAATGGCTTTACGGCACCGACTTCAGATTCAACCCACGGCGTCAGCTTACCTCTTACGATGCTGCTCTAACCTTCGGGGACAGGCAGTCCGTCGAGCTTGATTTTCAAAGACGCGGGTGCGGAAAGGATTAGAGATTGCCACAGTGAGATTGGAGGTGACTGGATGAATCTATCACGCCAAGAATTCCGTGAACGCGTGCCATCGGTGTTGAAAGGCCGGGTTATTTGGGAGGTTGATTTGCCTCGGGATGAAGTCCGCTTATGTCGCTGGTGGGCTTATCCGTTCATGCGGATCTATTGCGCTGCACGAAATGCGAGAATTGGACTGTACCACTGGCTTAATCATGTTGGCGTTATGAAAACTCCGGAGGGCAACCGGATGATTTTATCTGACATTTGGAGGCGGCGGACATGACTGCGAAACTTTATAAAAAAGACGTATTTGTCGAGGCTATCGAATTTACCAACACGCCGGAGAATCATCAGGCGATCATCGACTTTGCCGGGTTACCAATCAGCGTCGAATATACCAGCGACGGCGTACAGGTGCGCGTCATCCGCGGAGCGTACAGTGTTCTGATAGCGCGGCTGGGCGAATACATCGTCAAGGAGGTCGACGGGTCGCTGAGGGTATGCACTCGGGAAGGTCTGGAGGCGGAAGGATACGCTTTATACGTTGATGAGTAATAGGCTCCGGTTGAGACTGCCGGGGCCTTCGCCGTTTGGTATTGTGGGCGCAAAACACAAGACATCACCGGACACGACCGGGAAAAAAGTGAAGATGAAAGGAAAGATGTTAGATGACAAAGGAAGAGTTTATAGCGTTGGGTTTATCCGAAGAGTTGGCCGATAAAGCCGCTGCTGCATCTGCCGAGGAGTTGAAGGGCTTCATCCCGAAGGCGCGTTTCGACGAGATTAATACTGCCAAGAAAAAGGCCGAGGAAGACCTGGATGAGCGCGATAAGCAACTTGAGCAACTCAAGAAAGACGCCGGCAGTAATGAGGAGCTCAAGAAGCAGATCGAGTCGCTGCAGGGAGAGAACAAAGCCGCCAAGGAGAAATATGAAGCCGAGTTGACCGATCTGCAGAAGACTACCGCCCTCAAATTGAAGCTTGCCGGCAAAGTGCATGTAAATGCCATCGACGATGTCGTCAAGCTGTTTGACAAAGAAAAGGTCGTGATCGACGAAAACGGCAACATCAAATCCGGATACGAAGACCAAGAAAAGTCCTTGCGGGAAAGCAAGGGTTTTTATTTTATTCCGGAAGAAACCGAGGGCACGTCAGGAGACATACCTATCCAATTCAGAGGGCTCAAACCCGCTGAAGGTGGAGACAAGGGCAACGGTAGCGGCATCGTCAATCCATGGAAGCAGGAAACGTTCAATCTCACCGAACAAGGACGCTTACTGCGGGAAAAGCCGGAACTGGCTAAGCAGCTCAAAACAGCTGCAGGCGTTAAATGACAAACAAGGAGATGAAAATGCATGGGGAAATTTAGACTCACTCTGGATCTACAAACTTTTGCAGCAACACGCATCGCGGATGTAATCGTCCCGGAGGTGTTTAACCCGTATTTGATTGAAAGAACTGCTGAACTGTCGGCGCTTGTGCAAGCCGGCATCATCGTCCCGGATCCGCAGCTGGACGAGCTCGCGGCCACGGGCGGCACGATCTTGAATATGCCGTTCTGGAGCGATCTTGAAGGGGAGTCGGAGATCCTCTCCGATACGGATCCGCTGGAAGTCAACTCGATCAAGGCGAAGAAAGACATGGCGCGCCTGCACACCCGTGGTAAAGCATGGGGAGCGAACGATCTGGCGAAAGCATTGTCCGGTGACGATCCAATGCGGGCGATCGCTGATCTGGTAGCCGCATGGTGGAACCGAGACCGTCAGAGAATGCTGTTCAGTACATTGAAGGGCGTCTTTGCGTCCCCTTCAATGGAAGGAAATCTGCACGACATCAGCGGAAACTCTGGTTCTGCCGGCGTGATCAGCGCGGTAACGATTGTAGATGCGCAGCAAAAACTCGGGGATGCCGCAAATAAGCTGACTGCCTTTTCAATGCATTCGGCGGTCTTTAGCAAACTGCTCAAAGACCAGTTGATCGAGTGGCAGAAAGACCCTGTAAGTGGCGTGGAAATTCCGTATTACTTGGGCAAACGCGTTGTTGTTGACGACGGTCATCCAGTTGACAATAACGGGGTGTATACGTCGTATCTTTTCGGCCAAGGCGCGATTGGTTTTGGTAATGGTGCGGCTCCTGTGCCGACAGAGACGGATCGGGATTCGTTGCAAGGCGATGACATTCTGATCAATCGACAACATTTCATTCTCCACCCGCGCGGTGTTAAGTGGAATGAAGAAGAAGTTACGGGTGTATCGCCAACGAATGCGGAGCTGGAGAATCCCGACAACTGGGAGCGTGTTTACGAGAACAAGAACATCCGGATCGTTGAATTCAAGCACAGAATTGCGTAGGGGCCTATACGGCTCCTACCTTCATTTTTGAGGAGGGATGATCGATGCCGAATTTGGAAGAAGTCAAGCATCGCACGACGCCTGTCGGCAAAATTCTCGGCGTGATCGAGTATTTGGAACAACAAGAAGGTGGCGGCAACGGCGGCCAAACAACGGTTACATGGGCTGATGTGCAAGGTAAGCCGGCAGTAATCGCGGCCGGAGCCGATCAAGCAGCTGCTCGCGCCGCGATCGGCGCAGGAACATCTAGCTTGGCCATCGGAACGACAGCCGACACGGCCGCGGCCGGCAACCATACGCATACGGCCGATACGATTACAACGGCAGCGATCACGGGCGTGACGGGCTCTAACGTTCAGGCCGTGATCGCTGAGCTGGCAGCAAGGATTGTTGCGCTCGAAAGTGGGGGTTAACAATGGGACTGACGACTTTCAATCGTATGCGACGGGCGCGAGCTGTTGCCCGTCTTGCTGAGGAAAAGAGGTTGGCCGCAGAAAGGTTAGCGGCTGAAGAAGCCGCGCGCGTGGCCGAGGAGGAAGCGGAACGGCTGCGCAAGGAAGAAGTGGAACGAAAAGCGGCCGAGGAGGCAGCAAGATTGGAAGCTGAACGACAGGTCCGAGCAGAAGGGAAAAGCGAGGACGTTCAGCAGCCAGATTTTTTCGCACCGGAATTCCATGGAACGCAACCTTCATCCGAGGGGGTAGAGGATACAACGGAACAGGGAGACGCTGTTGAAGAAGTTTCATTTAACGAGCTTCGGGCGCGGGCGAAAGAACTGCGCATAGAGGGGTACGGAAAAATGAAGATGGATCAATTGGCCGAGGCGGTCGCTGCTGCCTCTGTTCAAGCAGAGGGGTGACGATCGATGCCGATTACCACCGATGATGTCTGGAGGATCGTGAAGTTGCGTCTCGAATTGCCTGATGAGCGTAAAAATCTCGTAG includes:
- a CDS encoding phage scaffolding protein, with translation MTKEEFIALGLSEELADKAAAASAEELKGFIPKARFDEINTAKKKAEEDLDERDKQLEQLKKDAGSNEELKKQIESLQGENKAAKEKYEAELTDLQKTTALKLKLAGKVHVNAIDDVVKLFDKEKVVIDENGNIKSGYEDQEKSLRESKGFYFIPEETEGTSGDIPIQFRGLKPAEGGDKGNGSGIVNPWKQETFNLTEQGRLLREKPELAKQLKTAAGVK
- a CDS encoding major capsid protein, yielding MGKFRLTLDLQTFAATRIADVIVPEVFNPYLIERTAELSALVQAGIIVPDPQLDELAATGGTILNMPFWSDLEGESEILSDTDPLEVNSIKAKKDMARLHTRGKAWGANDLAKALSGDDPMRAIADLVAAWWNRDRQRMLFSTLKGVFASPSMEGNLHDISGNSGSAGVISAVTIVDAQQKLGDAANKLTAFSMHSAVFSKLLKDQLIEWQKDPVSGVEIPYYLGKRVVVDDGHPVDNNGVYTSYLFGQGAIGFGNGAAPVPTETDRDSLQGDDILINRQHFILHPRGVKWNEEEVTGVSPTNAELENPDNWERVYENKNIRIVEFKHRIA